The following proteins are co-located in the Apium graveolens cultivar Ventura chromosome 5, ASM990537v1, whole genome shotgun sequence genome:
- the LOC141659979 gene encoding uncharacterized protein LOC141659979: protein MIEFFMEHVVFRFGVPRILVFENGTQFAGAQFKKASVACPQASGIKELTNRTILQGLKKRNEKIPRCWVDELPNMLWSYRTTLRSATGKIPFYLAYGVDVVLPVKISLISPSVEEKTAKYFNMKVKDKNLNVNDLVLRDFAASQPTVTGKFKPTWEGPYVVSKVVSAGTYELAHLDGQLVKKHGMEFISRNYISDSP from the exons ATGATTGAATTCTTCATGGAACACGTCGTGTTCCGGTTTGGAGTCCCAAGAATTCTCGTTTTCGAAAATGGCACACAATTTGCGGGGGCTCAATTTAAAAAAGCCTCGGTCGCATGCCCACAAGCCAGTGGGATAAAAGAACTGACAAATAGAACTATCCTACAAGgcttaaagaaaaggaatgaaaaAATCCCTCGTTGTTGGGTCGACGAACTCCCGAACATGCTATGGTCCTATAGGACGACACTCCGGTCCGCAACTGGCAAAATACCGTTCTATTTAGCATATGGTGTTGATGTAGTCCTACCCGTCAAAATAAGCTTAATCTCGCCAAGTGTTGAG GAGAAAACGGCCAAGTACTTCAACATGAAAGTCAAGGACAAGAATCTTAATGTCAATGACCTGGTACTCCGTGATTTTGCAGCATCACAGCCAACGGTGACGGGAAAGTTCAAGCCAACATGGGAAGGCCCATACGTAGTCTCGAAGGTGGTCAGCGCAGGGACCTATGAACTAGCTCACCTCGATGGTCAACTAGTTAAAAAGCATGGAATGGAATTCATCTCAAGAAATTATATCAGTGATTCCCCTTAG